From the genome of Vibrio navarrensis, one region includes:
- a CDS encoding LexA family protein, with product MSGKYTKKQGQYLAYIYYYTKVNGRAPAHADLQDYFEVSPPSVHQMLLKLEERGLITKEAGVSRSIKVAIDVKELPLDW from the coding sequence ATGTCTGGGAAATACACCAAGAAACAAGGGCAGTATCTGGCCTATATTTACTACTACACCAAAGTGAATGGACGAGCGCCAGCTCATGCAGATCTACAAGATTACTTTGAGGTATCACCACCAAGTGTTCATCAGATGTTATTGAAGCTTGAAGAGCGTGGATTGATAACGAAAGAAGCTGGTGTCAGCCGAAGTATCAAGGTGGCTATTGATGTAAAAGAGCTACCATTGGATTGGTAG
- a CDS encoding IS630 family transposase, with protein sequence MNISYRVELTCEEIAELNELTSKGKHNARKLKRAQILLLANHRQHTDAEICQLLNTSTSTVYRTKRGFVEEGLQSALEEGKRRGQPKALSSSEEATLITIACTKPPEGVARWTLSLIADRLIALTDLESISLETIRSRLKENQLKPWQKKMWCIGQLNADFIAQMEEVLELYAQPANPKEPVINFDEAMKQMVSHTREPISAKPGQPERIDYEYRREAVANIFLMYDRHNGWRHAKATKTKKFEDFAWCMKELVDEHYPDAEQIHVVLDNFTTHKAGALYHTFPAGEARRILRKITFHYTPPHASWLNMVEIEIGVMNQQCLNRRIGSWEELHRELKAWETMRNTEKASIEWLFDVDKARNKLHRAYDELTIQN encoded by the coding sequence ATGAATATCTCCTACCGTGTTGAACTAACTTGTGAAGAAATTGCTGAACTTAACGAACTCACCAGTAAAGGGAAGCACAACGCCAGAAAGCTAAAACGTGCCCAAATCCTTTTACTGGCAAATCACAGGCAACATACAGACGCTGAAATATGTCAGCTCTTAAACACCAGTACTTCAACGGTCTATAGAACCAAACGCGGTTTTGTTGAAGAAGGCCTGCAATCTGCCCTGGAAGAAGGAAAACGTCGTGGGCAGCCGAAGGCATTAAGCTCAAGCGAGGAAGCCACGCTTATCACTATCGCCTGTACCAAGCCACCTGAAGGGGTCGCTCGCTGGACGCTTTCTTTAATTGCAGACAGGCTGATTGCTTTGACGGACTTAGAAAGTATTTCTCTGGAAACAATCCGCTCACGACTTAAGGAAAATCAACTCAAACCATGGCAGAAGAAAATGTGGTGCATTGGTCAACTCAATGCGGACTTCATTGCACAGATGGAAGAAGTTTTGGAGTTGTATGCTCAACCTGCCAACCCCAAAGAGCCGGTCATTAACTTCGATGAGGCCATGAAGCAGATGGTTTCCCATACAAGAGAGCCTATTTCAGCTAAACCTGGACAACCAGAACGCATCGATTATGAATATCGCAGGGAAGCGGTAGCGAATATCTTCCTGATGTATGACCGACATAATGGTTGGCGACATGCGAAAGCAACAAAAACCAAAAAGTTCGAAGACTTTGCTTGGTGCATGAAAGAGTTAGTTGATGAACATTACCCGGATGCAGAGCAAATTCATGTTGTATTAGACAATTTTACCACTCACAAGGCTGGCGCACTTTATCACACGTTCCCTGCGGGAGAGGCTCGTCGAATATTAAGGAAAATCACTTTCCACTATACTCCCCCTCATGCCAGTTGGCTCAACATGGTGGAGATTGAGATCGGCGTTATGAATCAGCAATGCCTTAATCGACGTATCGGGAGTTGGGAGGAATTACATCGGGAACTTAAAGCTTGGGAGACTATGCGCAATA
- a CDS encoding GNAT family N-acetyltransferase: MLIIEKYNKTRDAEVEKLRVKPEQVQFTVDKLGEFILSLKEDEHPHLIIENDQVVGFFVLDLSYSDAYSFSDPKALGVRALLIDHNHQGLGVASRAMNLLPSYVASTYPEFERLQLTVNCRNKAAYNCYLKCGFEDTGNLYLGGPAGPQHIMQRTAA, from the coding sequence ATGTTAATTATTGAGAAATATAATAAAACTCGTGATGCTGAAGTTGAAAAATTACGAGTAAAACCCGAACAAGTTCAGTTCACAGTCGATAAGCTTGGTGAATTCATCTTATCTTTAAAAGAAGATGAACATCCTCATTTGATCATCGAAAATGATCAAGTTGTTGGTTTTTTCGTCTTAGATCTATCTTATTCTGACGCTTATAGTTTTAGTGATCCAAAAGCGCTAGGCGTTCGAGCTTTGCTGATTGATCATAATCATCAAGGTTTAGGTGTTGCGAGTAGAGCAATGAATTTGTTACCAAGCTATGTTGCTTCAACCTATCCCGAGTTTGAACGGTTACAATTGACGGTAAATTGCCGTAATAAAGCCGCGTACAATTGTTATCTTAAATGTGGTTTTGAAGACACCGGGAATTTGTATTTAGGTGGTCCAGCTGGTCCTCAACATATAATGCAGAGAACCGCCGCCTAA